AAATAAATCATTAAAAAGTTACCAAGTAATTAAACTAACAGTCCATTAAAATTACAGTGCTCTTTAGTCTGCATGAGAAATTACATTAGACATTAAACATAATAGTTTGCACCTGCTCAATGACATCAAGAGAAAGGCAACCATGCCTTGATAGCCCATCAACTGAGGAAGTAATTAAGCGCGTAACATGGTCAAATTTGTTCCGTTCCTCAGTCGGTGTCTCCATTAGATTCCATACTTCTATCAGTTTGCTTCCCAGCTCTTGTAGCTACGGTAAAAGATATACTGTTAGAGTAAGAGGAATGCTGACAGATGGAAAGAATAAAAAGATAATCAGAAGACATCTAAGCTACTAAGCCACATGTCAGCTGGACTAACAAGCTCAGAAATAATTCTAACATAAAATTCTCAATTACTTAAAATTCATCTTATATCATAAGGCTTAAATTCCAAGTTCGATTAGTTTAACTAATTTCTGAATGAGGTTCCTAGCCACTAGTTTCAAGATAAACAATTCCTAAATTTTCTCTTATCTCTTTTATACCTCAAGCAAAGGGGGAAAAACTTGATCTTTGAGATACTACATCATTGGCCAAGCTCACATCTCTCGCTAAGCTATGAGTAGTATATGTTCAGCACTCTTTCAATTCAGTATAGAACTTCATCCAAACTGTGAGCTCAGTTGCAAATTCAGCAGGATAGAAGACAAATGCTATACATCCTCAACATCATGTGATAAGTAAAACTTCATGTCTACACATACTCAACAGCTTCAGCCGCAATTAAAACTAAAGTAGAGCAACAAAAATTAGTGGCATTACACCATTTTACACGTACTTGTACTGTTTTATATTCAGCATATTGAACCTCGGTGAATTTATAATAGTGTGGACAATTCATAATTCAAATAGCTAATGTGTGTTTGTGTGTGTGTGTGTATAGAGAGAGAGAGAGAGTCACCTTATGCAGTCTTTGCTGTTTCTCTTGCTTCAGAGAGCTGGTCAGCGCCGTCAATCTAGCAAGAGTGTCATTGCTGATGCTCTTGGAATGAGTGGCGGACTGATCAGTCAAGCTCGGGTGGACTTCATTGAGCGTCTCAAAGAAATCAATTGACATTACCACCGAGAGGTCATGGATGATATTGACCTGACTATTGACTTTCTGTAACCGCAAAGCCTGCAAAAATCGTACCAATTACCAAGTAAAACCCCATTACAACCAACAACAAACTAAAATCTACCGACTTTAGTACCTTTTCTTTGTGAAGCTCCTCAAGGTGAGACTTAAGCTCTCCCAACCTCTTCAGAGTCAAATCCGTCTCATCCACTCCGGCATACTCACCGGCATTCCCAGCCACACCGTTGCCGGCTATCTCCGACGAGATCCTGGCAATCTGCGACTGAATGACCGAAAAGTCCTTGACCCTCTCTTGCTTCTTCAAGCTCAATTCCTCCAAAACAGGCTTGACAGCAGAAATCTGGTCCCGGAGAGTCCCTCTAGCCCGGGAAAACGAAGTGGCTTCGCCGAGAGCGGAGGCGATGGCGGCGATTTGAGCTTGGCCGTCGGCGAGGGACCTGTGCAACTCGGCCCGGTACTTTCTGGTCATCTCCACCTTCTTGCGGTAGATGTCGAGGCACTCTTGCTCCAGCTGGAGAAGCATGGTGTCACGCTCCCTGTCACTCTCCCCAATCTCGTCCCAAATTATCTGCGAAAATCCAAAATTCAAAATTCGAAATTCGAAACTCGAAATTAGAGGAGAGAGGGGAAGAGGAGTACCTGGAGCTCGTGGAGGAGAGAAGCGCAGGTGGTGCGGGAGGGTGAAACGGCCGGGGGCGTCGCCGTCATGGTGAAGGAGGCGACGTCGTTTCGGAGCGAAACCCTAGAAGAAGAATTGGGGGAGAAAGAGAGAGAAATGGGTCGGGGGCGTTAGAAAGTCTCTGGATTTGGGAAAATGAAAATGAATGTGTTTAGGTGGAGGATTTGGGAGATCCCTAGATATGAACCCCAGATAATGTTTGAGCCCCAAAAGGCAACTACGGGTTTCTCGGTCGTTTTGGCGCCAAAACCATGTCCTCTGCTTTTTGTGTTTTTTCCTTTTCTTCCTTTTTTTTCCCCTATTCTTTTCTCTTCTTTTTTTGAAAATTAATTATTAATTTGTTCTTTTTGAGAAGAATTGATTTAACGCATTGATATTGAGGAGGTTGGTTCATATAAATACGTGTCCAAAAATTCGGTCTTATTTGTTCTAGTAATATCAGGTTTTTTTTTTTTTTTTTAACAAATCTAGTATATTTAGACGTATGTAGCATCATGACTCAGCTAGAACATTAGACATAACAAAAGACAGTTGTGATTTCAACTCAAAGAATCAATCATAATACTCATTAGGCCTTGCTTGGTTCGTGAATGTTGTTAGTGGTGATACGTTAGTTGTTTGATGTGATTATCGTGAGTTTATGATTACAATTTAATGAGGAGAATTTTTTTCAATGAAGTTGAGGAGGATTTGGGTAGATTGTTTCACAATACCCAGTCCTAATCACATATTGGGGATCTACTAAAGGATTTTTGAAAAAGAAAATAAGCTGAAGATCAACCCAAGAGAGAGTTGAGACTTGGATCAGGACTTTGACTCCCCTGAG
Above is a window of Fragaria vesca subsp. vesca linkage group LG7, FraVesHawaii_1.0, whole genome shotgun sequence DNA encoding:
- the LOC101304145 gene encoding 65-kDa microtubule-associated protein 5-like, whose translation is MTATPPAVSPSRTTCASLLHELQIIWDEIGESDRERDTMLLQLEQECLDIYRKKVEMTRKYRAELHRSLADGQAQIAAIASALGEATSFSRARGTLRDQISAVKPVLEELSLKKQERVKDFSVIQSQIARISSEIAGNGVAGNAGEYAGVDETDLTLKRLGELKSHLEELHKEKALRLQKVNSQVNIIHDLSVVMSIDFFETLNEVHPSLTDQSATHSKSISNDTLARLTALTSSLKQEKQQRLHKLQELGSKLIEVWNLMETPTEERNKFDHVTRLITSSVDGLSRHGCLSLDVIEQTEAEVQRLNVLKASKMKELVFKRQNELEEIYRGVHMDVDSDGARQILTSLIDSGNVDLSDLLSSMDDQIVKAKEQALSRKDILDKLEKCKFAFEEDKWLDEYEKDENRYSAGRGAHKNLKRAEKARILVGKIPSIIENLIARVKAWESEKGVPFLYDKVRLLHIVEEYSAQRQEREEEKRKSREQKRLQEQHATEQEALFGSRPSTKKPLGQSTNANTNFGTPISRRTGTPLGRHGVSAGKERRESGRANMTPVNYVALPKDDSISRRN